The Congregibacter litoralis KT71 genome contains a region encoding:
- a CDS encoding YggS family pyridoxal phosphate-dependent enzyme encodes MDNDLIAANIAKVLQQVSSAQEKYQRPPDSVRVMAVSKTQSAEAVRDAAAAGLTDFGENYLQEALEKIKSCADLALTWHFIGPIQSNKTRAIAEHFDWVHSVDREKILRRLSEQRDPSMAPLNLCIQVNVSGEDSKSGITPRQLAPILALATQLPNIRLRGLMAIPAPAEDFGAQKAACDSLASLFEDARKEHPTLDTLSIGMSADLEAAVAAGSTMVRIGTAIFGARR; translated from the coding sequence ATGGACAACGATCTTATTGCCGCCAATATAGCAAAGGTACTCCAACAGGTAAGTAGTGCGCAGGAAAAATACCAGCGCCCGCCTGACAGCGTCCGGGTCATGGCGGTCAGCAAAACCCAGTCCGCCGAGGCCGTGAGAGACGCGGCGGCCGCCGGCCTGACAGATTTTGGTGAAAATTATCTCCAGGAAGCATTGGAGAAAATCAAGAGCTGCGCGGATCTCGCACTGACCTGGCACTTCATCGGCCCCATTCAGTCCAACAAGACGCGAGCCATCGCCGAGCATTTTGACTGGGTACACAGCGTCGATCGGGAAAAAATCCTGCGCCGACTCAGCGAGCAGCGGGACCCTTCTATGGCACCCCTGAACCTGTGTATCCAGGTCAACGTGTCAGGAGAGGACAGCAAGTCCGGCATCACCCCCCGGCAGTTGGCGCCGATTCTGGCCCTGGCCACGCAATTGCCAAATATTCGCCTGAGAGGCCTCATGGCCATCCCCGCACCCGCTGAGGATTTTGGGGCACAGAAGGCAGCCTGTGACAGCCTGGCATCATTGTTTGAGGACGCCCGGAAAGAGCACCCGACCCTGGACACCCTGTCCATAGGTATGTCGGCGGATCTGGAAGCGGCAGTGGCCGCCGGGAGCACCATGGTGCGCATCGGTACGGCGATCTTCGGTGCCCGGCGGTGA
- the ruvX gene encoding Holliday junction resolvase RuvX, whose protein sequence is MLAFDYGLRQIGVAVGNSALGTTQPLAILRARDGQPDWTQVAALCKEWEPDLLLIGDPLNMDGTVSDFAQRARKFARRLEGRLGIAVEMVDERLSSFEVKQQQREAGHSGDYHESPVDDLAAELILKDWLRQR, encoded by the coding sequence ATTCTCGCCTTTGACTACGGACTGCGCCAGATTGGCGTGGCCGTGGGCAATTCAGCGCTGGGAACGACGCAACCCCTGGCGATTCTCAGGGCCCGCGACGGTCAGCCCGACTGGACGCAGGTTGCGGCGCTGTGCAAGGAGTGGGAACCGGATCTGCTGCTCATCGGGGATCCCCTGAACATGGATGGCACGGTGAGCGATTTTGCCCAGCGTGCGCGAAAATTCGCCCGCCGTCTGGAAGGGCGCCTGGGCATCGCCGTTGAAATGGTCGACGAACGCCTGAGCAGTTTTGAAGTCAAGCAGCAGCAGAGAGAAGCAGGGCACTCCGGTGATTATCACGAGAGCCCCGTGGATGACCTGGCGGCGGAATTGATCCTGAAGGACTGGCTACGCCAGCGCTGA
- the rdgB gene encoding RdgB/HAM1 family non-canonical purine NTP pyrophosphatase yields MTDAASAPSTPSWLSGDIVVASGNQGKVAELARLFGHLPVNLRPQSEFSVVPAEETGLTFVENAILKARAVAAQTGLPALADDSGLAVDALRGAPGVRSARYAEGRDGDDEANKSKLLQAMADTPDHARQARFHCVLVLLRHPEDPIPLIAQGRWEGVILREAQGEGGFGYDPLFYVPSHGLSAAELDAAEKNAISHRGVAAARMLALLDAG; encoded by the coding sequence ATGACTGACGCGGCCTCAGCACCCTCAACGCCTTCCTGGCTCTCGGGAGACATCGTGGTGGCCAGCGGTAATCAGGGAAAGGTTGCCGAGCTCGCACGACTCTTCGGGCATCTGCCCGTGAATCTGCGCCCCCAATCGGAGTTCAGCGTCGTTCCTGCCGAAGAGACCGGACTCACCTTTGTAGAGAACGCCATCCTCAAAGCGAGAGCCGTTGCAGCGCAGACCGGTTTGCCCGCCCTTGCCGATGACTCGGGTCTTGCCGTGGATGCGCTCCGGGGCGCACCGGGCGTGCGCTCGGCGCGCTACGCCGAGGGCCGTGACGGCGATGATGAGGCCAACAAAAGCAAGCTGCTCCAGGCTATGGCGGATACTCCGGACCATGCCCGCCAGGCGCGTTTTCACTGCGTGCTCGTGCTCCTGCGACACCCGGAGGACCCCATTCCTCTTATTGCCCAGGGTCGCTGGGAAGGCGTGATTCTTCGCGAGGCCCAGGGCGAGGGCGGTTTTGGCTACGACCCGCTGTTCTATGTTCCCAGCCACGGACTCAGCGCGGCCGAGCTGGATGCCGCCGAAAAAAATGCCATCAGCCACCGAGGCGTGGCTGCCGCGAGGATGCTGGCGCTCCTCGACGCAGGCTGA
- a CDS encoding PilT/PilU family type 4a pilus ATPase, producing the protein MQIDELLARMVEAGASDGFITARAAPSIKVDGEIRSIGKDGLTEDQTRAIVLETMSPAQQQEFLRHQECNYAVHSDKYGRFRASAFVQRGQHGLVLRRIKDEIPKIAELGLPPIVSELAMAKRGLVIFVGGTGTGKSTSLAAMVGHRNRNSRGHILSIEDPIEFVHDHAGCLVTQREVGIDTDTFEAGLQNALRQAPDVILIGEVRSAETMAQALTFAETGHLCLCTLHANNANQAIDRILSFFPVARHNQVLMDLSLNLNAMIAQQLLPTATGDGRVPVMEVLLNSPLISDHIRNGQIHLIKEVMAKSTEQGMQTLDQSLLAKYCDGEVTAEEAIRCADSANEVRLGIKMFDKRQSSHANTVNLQVDR; encoded by the coding sequence ATGCAAATTGACGAGCTGTTGGCCAGGATGGTGGAAGCTGGGGCATCGGATGGCTTTATCACCGCACGGGCTGCACCCTCCATCAAGGTGGACGGCGAAATCCGGTCCATTGGTAAAGACGGATTGACGGAAGATCAGACCCGCGCCATCGTTCTGGAAACCATGTCGCCTGCCCAGCAGCAGGAGTTTCTCCGCCATCAGGAGTGCAACTATGCCGTGCACTCGGACAAATACGGGCGATTCCGTGCCAGCGCGTTTGTGCAGCGGGGGCAGCATGGGCTGGTGCTGCGACGTATCAAGGACGAAATTCCCAAGATTGCGGAGTTAGGTCTTCCACCGATTGTTTCGGAGCTTGCCATGGCCAAGCGGGGCCTGGTGATCTTTGTCGGGGGCACCGGTACGGGTAAGTCCACGTCCCTGGCGGCCATGGTGGGTCATCGCAACCGCAATAGCCGGGGGCACATTCTGTCCATTGAGGACCCCATTGAATTCGTCCACGATCACGCCGGCTGTCTGGTCACCCAGCGGGAAGTGGGTATCGACACGGACACATTCGAAGCGGGTTTGCAGAATGCCCTGCGTCAGGCGCCGGACGTTATTTTGATCGGCGAGGTTCGTTCAGCGGAAACCATGGCCCAGGCTCTGACCTTCGCGGAAACCGGGCACCTCTGTCTGTGCACCCTGCACGCCAACAACGCCAACCAGGCCATCGATCGCATTTTGAGTTTTTTCCCCGTGGCGCGTCATAACCAGGTGCTCATGGATCTCTCGCTCAACCTCAATGCCATGATCGCGCAGCAGTTACTCCCCACCGCCACCGGTGACGGGCGGGTGCCGGTCATGGAGGTGCTGCTCAATTCGCCCCTGATCTCCGATCACATCCGTAACGGTCAGATACATCTCATCAAGGAGGTCATGGCCAAGTCCACGGAGCAGGGTATGCAGACTCTGGATCAGTCCCTGCTTGCCAAGTACTGTGATGGCGAAGTGACCGCCGAAGAGGCGATCCGCTGTGCGGACTCGGCAAACGAGGTCCGTCTGGGCATCAAGATGTTCGACAAGCGCCAGAGCAGTCATGCCAACACTGTAAACCTGCAGGTAGATCGCTGA
- the gshB gene encoding glutathione synthase, whose protein sequence is MSIKLGVVMDPISAISYKKDSTMAMLWAAADRGWSLYYMEPGDLSLDQGAPLGRMAELQVFKDPDHWFELGEASHRSLADLDVILMRKDPPFDNEYVYATYILEAAERLGTLIVNRCQSLRDCNEKVFATQFPDCCPPVLVSGDTAQLKAFHQTHGDVIFKPLDGMGGTSIFRVREDDPNLNVILETLTELNTQTIMAQRYLPEIKDGDKRILMIEGEPIPYGLARLPIKGETRGNLAAGGSGRAQPLSERDLWIAAQVGPSLVERGLIFVGLDVIGDYLTEINVTSPTCIREIDAAYDTDIAGKLMNAIEKRLASRG, encoded by the coding sequence ATGAGCATCAAACTAGGCGTGGTGATGGATCCCATCTCCGCGATCAGCTACAAGAAAGACAGCACCATGGCCATGCTCTGGGCGGCCGCCGATCGCGGCTGGTCCCTCTACTATATGGAGCCCGGCGATCTCTCCCTGGACCAGGGCGCACCCCTGGGCCGCATGGCCGAGCTTCAGGTGTTCAAAGACCCTGATCACTGGTTCGAGCTCGGCGAGGCAAGCCATCGCTCTCTCGCGGACCTGGACGTGATTCTTATGCGCAAGGATCCGCCCTTCGACAACGAGTATGTCTACGCCACCTATATCCTCGAAGCCGCGGAGCGTCTTGGCACGCTCATCGTCAATCGCTGCCAGTCCCTTCGTGACTGCAACGAAAAGGTGTTTGCCACGCAGTTTCCCGATTGCTGTCCACCGGTTCTCGTCAGCGGCGATACCGCGCAGCTCAAGGCCTTTCATCAAACTCATGGTGATGTGATCTTCAAACCGCTGGACGGCATGGGCGGCACGTCGATCTTCCGCGTCAGGGAGGATGACCCCAACCTCAACGTCATTCTCGAAACGCTCACGGAACTCAACACTCAGACCATCATGGCCCAGCGCTACCTCCCGGAAATCAAGGACGGCGACAAGCGGATCCTCATGATTGAAGGGGAGCCCATCCCCTATGGTCTTGCCCGTCTGCCCATCAAGGGGGAGACCCGGGGCAATCTCGCTGCCGGCGGGTCGGGTCGTGCGCAGCCGTTGTCCGAGCGGGATCTGTGGATCGCGGCCCAGGTGGGTCCGTCCCTGGTGGAAAGAGGACTTATTTTTGTAGGGCTTGATGTCATCGGTGATTACCTCACGGAAATCAACGTCACCAGCCCCACCTGTATCCGGGAGATCGATGCGGCCTATGACACGGACATCGCCGGCAAGCTGATGAACGCCATCGAAAAACGCCTGGCAAGCCGCGGCTGA
- the proC gene encoding pyrroline-5-carboxylate reductase, translating into MSEFTTAFIGAGNMSRSIIGGLVAGGVDPRSVSASNPSKGPLEALEKLGLTELGHSNVEVVGNADVVVLGVKPKLIQAVCEELAPVIRDDHLVISVAAGVTADNIHRWLGSKGEVVRCMPNTPSQIGAGASGLYARASVGDANRQRAEEVMSAVGVVRWVQEEPLLHAVTAVAGSAPAYFFQFMEAMIAEAGRMGLDEESARTLCAQTCIGAGRMLAEGDVDAAELRRRVCSPNGATERAVDAFSAGGLDKLVSKAMEACAARSEELAQEFS; encoded by the coding sequence GTGAGCGAATTTACGACGGCATTTATCGGTGCCGGCAATATGTCACGCAGCATCATCGGCGGACTGGTGGCGGGCGGCGTCGACCCCCGATCCGTAAGCGCCAGCAATCCGAGCAAGGGGCCCCTCGAGGCGCTGGAGAAACTCGGCCTGACGGAGCTCGGCCACAGTAACGTTGAAGTGGTCGGGAATGCTGATGTCGTGGTCCTTGGAGTCAAGCCAAAGCTCATTCAGGCGGTCTGTGAAGAGCTGGCTCCGGTGATTCGCGATGACCACCTGGTGATCTCCGTAGCGGCAGGTGTTACCGCCGACAACATCCACCGGTGGCTCGGTTCGAAAGGCGAGGTTGTGCGCTGCATGCCCAACACTCCATCCCAGATCGGAGCCGGCGCCAGCGGCCTCTATGCTCGGGCCTCCGTGGGCGACGCCAACCGTCAGCGCGCCGAGGAAGTCATGAGCGCCGTAGGCGTGGTCCGGTGGGTACAGGAGGAGCCCCTGCTCCACGCGGTTACCGCCGTCGCCGGGTCTGCCCCGGCATATTTCTTTCAGTTCATGGAAGCCATGATTGCCGAGGCCGGACGTATGGGTCTGGATGAGGAGAGCGCGCGTACACTCTGTGCTCAAACCTGTATCGGCGCGGGACGCATGCTGGCCGAGGGCGATGTGGATGCTGCAGAACTGCGGCGTCGGGTGTGCAGCCCCAACGGCGCCACGGAGCGTGCCGTCGACGCCTTTAGCGCCGGCGGCCTGGACAAACTCGTCAGCAAAGCCATGGAGGCCTGCGCGGCCCGTTCCGAGGAGTTGGCGCAGGAGTTTTCCTGA
- a CDS encoding YqgE/AlgH family protein, whose product MKISSSDSLRDHFLLAMPGLDSGLFSGSITYICEHGEAGAMGIVINQPLDLSLGEIFDHLEIDCAPRFQDQVVLAGGPVQIDHGFVLHPRGEQTWDSSLRVTPEVQLTTSRDVLSAIAAGEGPKDYAVALGYAGWSAGQLEEEIANNSWLTLPADKRIIFHTAIEDRVAAAAAALGIDMNLMSAEAGHA is encoded by the coding sequence TTGAAGATATCGAGCAGTGACAGCCTTCGGGACCATTTCCTCCTGGCGATGCCGGGTCTGGACTCGGGGCTTTTCAGCGGCAGCATCACCTATATCTGTGAGCATGGCGAGGCCGGCGCCATGGGTATCGTGATCAACCAGCCCCTGGATCTGTCCCTCGGCGAAATCTTTGATCACCTGGAGATCGACTGCGCGCCCCGCTTTCAGGACCAGGTGGTGCTCGCCGGGGGTCCCGTGCAAATCGATCACGGTTTTGTGCTCCACCCCCGGGGCGAGCAGACCTGGGACTCATCCCTGCGGGTGACGCCCGAGGTACAGCTCACAACCTCCCGGGACGTACTGAGTGCCATCGCTGCCGGCGAGGGGCCAAAAGACTATGCGGTGGCACTCGGCTATGCGGGGTGGTCCGCGGGACAGCTGGAAGAAGAAATTGCCAACAATAGCTGGCTTACCCTGCCCGCGGATAAGCGCATCATTTTTCATACGGCTATCGAAGATCGCGTTGCGGCGGCCGCCGCAGCCCTGGGCATCGATATGAATCTTATGAGTGCAGAGGCGGGCCACGCCTGA
- the metX gene encoding homoserine O-succinyltransferase MetX — translation MQEHDLGIVSPRIERFEEPLHFTGGGSLPTYELVYETYGELNSSASNALLICHALSGHHHAAGYHSETDRKPGWWNACIGPGKPIDTRRFFVVSLNNLGGCHGSTGPASENPQTGEVFGPEFPQPQVDDWVDAQARLADRLGIHCWAAVVGGSLGGMQAMAWSLRYPERLRHCVVIAAAMKLSAQNIAFNEIARRAIMSDPGYAGGYYLREGKQPTQGLALARMVGHITYLSDDAMASRFGRELQPGSEDDTADGAPQFQIESYLRYQGQQFSSVFDANSYVLMTRALDLFDLAAAYGGDAVAAFAKASCDYLVLSFSTDWRFSPARSREIVDALLAAERPVSYAEIKADEGHDAFLLPIPRYLAVLDAYLKRVEV, via the coding sequence GTGCAGGAACACGACCTTGGCATTGTCAGTCCCCGTATCGAACGTTTCGAGGAGCCCCTGCACTTTACCGGCGGGGGCAGCCTGCCGACCTATGAGCTGGTGTATGAAACCTATGGCGAACTCAATAGTTCCGCCAGCAACGCCTTACTGATCTGCCACGCCCTTTCGGGACACCACCACGCTGCGGGCTATCACAGCGAGACCGATCGCAAGCCAGGGTGGTGGAACGCCTGTATAGGTCCGGGCAAGCCCATCGATACCCGTCGTTTCTTCGTGGTATCTCTGAATAATCTCGGCGGCTGCCACGGGTCCACGGGCCCGGCTAGTGAGAACCCCCAAACGGGCGAAGTCTTTGGTCCTGAATTTCCCCAGCCCCAGGTGGATGACTGGGTAGATGCCCAGGCACGACTGGCGGACCGGCTGGGTATTCACTGCTGGGCAGCGGTCGTGGGAGGCAGCCTTGGGGGCATGCAGGCCATGGCCTGGTCCCTGCGATACCCCGAGCGCCTGCGTCACTGCGTCGTGATCGCCGCGGCCATGAAACTCAGCGCGCAAAACATCGCCTTCAATGAAATTGCCCGCCGGGCGATCATGTCGGATCCGGGCTACGCCGGGGGCTATTATCTCCGTGAGGGGAAACAACCCACCCAGGGGCTGGCCCTTGCCCGCATGGTGGGTCATATCACCTATCTTTCCGACGATGCCATGGCCTCACGTTTCGGACGGGAGCTGCAGCCGGGGAGCGAAGACGATACGGCGGATGGGGCACCGCAGTTTCAGATCGAGAGCTATCTTCGCTATCAGGGCCAGCAGTTCTCTTCCGTATTCGACGCCAACAGCTATGTGCTCATGACCCGCGCCCTCGATCTGTTTGACCTCGCCGCCGCTTATGGCGGGGACGCCGTTGCCGCTTTCGCAAAGGCGAGCTGCGATTATCTGGTGCTGTCTTTTTCTACGGACTGGCGCTTTTCTCCGGCGCGTTCCCGGGAGATTGTCGATGCCTTACTCGCCGCAGAGCGACCGGTGAGCTACGCGGAGATCAAGGCAGATGAAGGACACGATGCCTTTCTATTGCCCATACCCCGCTACCTGGCGGTGCTCGACGCCTACCTGAAAAGAGTAGAGGTCTGA
- the metW gene encoding methionine biosynthesis protein MetW, with the protein MRQDLTHILRWIKSGASVLDLGCGDGQFLALIQKERRARVMGIEIDPDAITQAMSRGLNIIEQNLDGGLANFPDQSFDMVVMAHALQAVHYPDQVLEEMLRVGRECVVTFPNFGHWRSRLHLATRGRMPVSRFMPYSWYDTPNIHFCTVRDFETLCAHRGIKILGRDMIGGNDQGTSLARRWPNLFATTAIYHISR; encoded by the coding sequence ATGCGTCAGGACCTCACGCACATTCTCCGCTGGATAAAATCCGGGGCCAGCGTCCTTGACCTGGGCTGTGGCGACGGGCAGTTTCTGGCACTCATTCAAAAAGAGCGTCGTGCCCGTGTTATGGGCATCGAAATCGACCCGGACGCGATTACCCAGGCCATGAGTCGCGGGCTCAATATTATCGAGCAGAACCTCGATGGTGGTCTTGCCAACTTTCCTGACCAGAGCTTTGACATGGTGGTCATGGCTCACGCGCTGCAGGCGGTGCACTATCCCGACCAGGTTTTGGAGGAGATGCTCCGCGTCGGTCGCGAATGCGTGGTGACTTTTCCTAATTTCGGACATTGGCGCAGCCGCTTACACCTGGCCACCCGGGGGCGCATGCCCGTATCGCGATTCATGCCCTACAGTTGGTATGACACACCGAACATCCATTTCTGCACCGTCCGGGACTTTGAAACCCTCTGTGCGCACCGGGGCATCAAAATTCTCGGTCGGGACATGATCGGCGGCAATGATCAGGGAACCAGTCTCGCGCGGCGCTGGCCCAACCTTTTTGCAACAACGGCGATCTACCACATCAGCCGATGA
- a CDS encoding YggT family protein: MNAFNEITIYLVQTLLGIYLLIMLMRFVLQLSLADFYNPVCQFLVRATNPLVIPVRRVIPARGRLDFASFVLAIVIQLLGIVAMLLLNGVGLPPVSLLLAWSAVSVIGLLVKIYFFALLGMIILSWIAPGTSNPAAYLMFQITEPVMAPFRRVLPAMGGMDFSPILVFILINIIQIALRNFAAGLGLHPALVMGI; encoded by the coding sequence ATGAACGCATTTAACGAAATCACAATTTACCTGGTTCAAACGCTCCTGGGCATCTATCTGCTGATCATGCTCATGCGTTTTGTTCTGCAGCTCTCCCTGGCAGATTTCTACAATCCCGTGTGCCAGTTCCTGGTGCGTGCGACGAACCCTCTGGTTATCCCCGTTCGGCGTGTTATTCCCGCGCGGGGCAGGCTGGACTTCGCCTCCTTCGTGCTCGCGATCGTGATTCAGCTCCTGGGCATTGTGGCCATGTTGCTCCTCAACGGCGTGGGTCTGCCTCCCGTGAGTCTGCTCCTGGCCTGGTCCGCCGTGAGCGTTATCGGCCTCCTGGTGAAGATCTACTTTTTTGCTCTTCTGGGCATGATCATTCTGAGCTGGATCGCGCCGGGTACCTCCAACCCCGCCGCGTACCTTATGTTTCAGATTACGGAACCGGTCATGGCCCCGTTCCGGCGCGTGCTGCCTGCCATGGGCGGCATGGACTTCTCGCCGATCCTGGTATTTATCCTGATCAATATCATTCAGATCGCCCTGCGCAATTTTGCCGCAGGCCTGGGACTCCATCCCGCTCTGGTGATGGGCATCTAA
- a CDS encoding energy transducer TonB: MTTAVADGNDRLMLAVLIASTLHVLLIFGVSFDVWRGQKARHQVEVTLVQTPGRRPVTADHIAQADQTGSGSEALRDRASGAKSALPQPIAQSAQRQTTANAGRERLAAPAVTSTNGERKVVDRRGEQQNLEDLPEAERELARLQQKLAQLQADLNVQRQQYSNQPRVRRLTAVSASAAVDAAYLADWRSRVESVGNQYYPEASLRYGIYGSLEMLVTVRKDGSLEDIDILRSSGYAVLDEAAMRIVRLAAPYSPFPDELRATTDKLEIVRIWQFEQNPLSSN; encoded by the coding sequence ATGACCACAGCGGTAGCCGATGGCAACGACCGACTCATGCTGGCAGTGCTCATTGCCAGCACGCTGCATGTGCTGCTGATCTTTGGCGTGAGCTTCGATGTCTGGCGCGGCCAGAAAGCGCGCCATCAGGTAGAGGTCACCCTGGTGCAAACCCCCGGCCGGCGGCCCGTGACGGCCGACCATATTGCCCAGGCAGACCAGACGGGGAGCGGTTCCGAAGCCCTGAGAGATCGCGCCTCGGGCGCAAAAAGCGCCTTACCGCAGCCCATTGCCCAGAGCGCTCAGCGCCAGACCACGGCTAATGCGGGACGCGAGAGACTCGCGGCTCCGGCAGTGACGTCCACCAACGGAGAACGCAAGGTCGTCGATCGCAGGGGTGAACAGCAAAACCTGGAGGATCTGCCCGAGGCCGAGAGAGAACTCGCCCGCCTTCAGCAGAAGCTCGCGCAGCTCCAGGCAGACCTCAATGTCCAGCGTCAGCAGTATTCCAACCAGCCCCGGGTGAGACGTCTTACCGCCGTCTCCGCCAGTGCAGCCGTGGACGCCGCCTATCTCGCAGACTGGCGCTCCCGGGTAGAGAGTGTCGGCAATCAGTATTATCCGGAAGCATCCCTGCGCTACGGCATTTACGGGAGCCTTGAAATGCTGGTCACCGTGCGCAAGGACGGCAGTCTTGAAGACATCGATATTTTGCGGTCGTCGGGCTATGCGGTACTGGACGAAGCCGCCATGCGCATCGTGCGTCTCGCTGCCCCCTACTCGCCCTTTCCCGATGAGTTGCGTGCCACGACAGACAAGCTGGAAATCGTGCGCATATGGCAATTCGAGCAGAACCCGCTAAGCTCAAATTAG
- a CDS encoding type IV pilus twitching motility protein PilT codes for MDITELLAFSAKQGASDLHLSAGLPPMIRVDGDVRRINLPPLEHKQVHDLIYDIMNDKQRKDFEEFLETDFSFEVPGVARFRVNAFNQNRGAGGVFRTIPSKVLSMEDLGMGQVFRDISMMPRGLVLVTGPTGSGKSTTLAAMIDFINDHKYEHILTIEDPIEFVHESRKCLVNQREVHRDTLGFAEALRSALREDPDIILVGEMRDLETIRLALTAAETGHLVFGTLHTTSAAKTIDRVIDVFPAAEKSMVRSMLSESLQAVVSQTLMKRTAGGRVAAHEIMRATSAIRNLIREDKVAQMYSAIQTGQAVGMQTMDQCLKELVDKRVISRDVAREKARMPENF; via the coding sequence ATGGATATTACCGAACTGCTGGCGTTCAGCGCCAAACAGGGTGCTTCTGATTTACACCTCTCCGCGGGATTGCCTCCCATGATTCGTGTCGACGGCGATGTGCGACGCATCAACCTGCCGCCCCTGGAGCACAAGCAGGTGCACGACCTCATCTACGACATCATGAACGACAAGCAGCGCAAGGACTTTGAGGAGTTTCTGGAAACGGACTTTTCCTTCGAGGTTCCCGGTGTAGCGCGTTTCCGGGTGAATGCCTTTAACCAGAACCGCGGCGCAGGCGGTGTGTTCCGGACTATTCCCTCCAAGGTGCTCAGTATGGAGGACCTGGGCATGGGGCAGGTGTTTCGGGATATCAGCATGATGCCCCGGGGACTGGTTCTGGTGACGGGTCCGACGGGTTCCGGCAAGTCAACGACCCTTGCTGCGATGATCGACTTCATCAACGATCACAAGTACGAGCACATCCTCACCATTGAGGATCCGATCGAATTTGTCCACGAGAGCCGCAAGTGTCTGGTTAACCAGCGGGAAGTGCATCGGGACACCCTGGGTTTTGCCGAGGCCCTGCGCAGTGCCCTGCGGGAAGACCCCGACATCATTCTCGTGGGCGAAATGCGGGACCTGGAAACCATTCGTCTTGCCCTCACCGCAGCGGAAACGGGACACCTGGTATTTGGCACCCTGCACACGACCTCCGCGGCCAAGACCATCGACCGCGTCATCGACGTGTTCCCCGCGGCAGAGAAATCCATGGTCCGCTCCATGCTCTCGGAATCTCTTCAGGCGGTGGTCTCCCAGACATTGATGAAGCGTACCGCCGGCGGGCGTGTGGCCGCCCACGAAATCATGCGTGCTACCTCGGCGATTCGAAATCTCATTCGCGAGGACAAGGTTGCGCAGATGTACTCTGCCATTCAGACCGGTCAGGCCGTGGGTATGCAGACCATGGATCAGTGTCTGAAGGAGCTGGTGGACAAGCGGGTGATTTCCCGCGACGTTGCGCGGGAGAAAGCGCGCATGCCGGAGAACTTCTGA
- a CDS encoding DUF4426 domain-containing protein, with translation MNKLSAPFCRWLTPLFMLCVALCSAAQAQLSERFGDYELHYSVVNTTFIEPEVAAQYGLARGSRRAIINLSLREHLEDGSTVAREMDLDGRSWDLTQAQVDFDFIEVREGPALYYIGEFKFINREWRFFDISFTPEGSEETLNIDFKRQMYIND, from the coding sequence ATGAACAAACTCTCCGCCCCTTTTTGCCGGTGGCTCACACCACTTTTCATGCTCTGTGTCGCCCTCTGCAGCGCCGCACAGGCGCAGCTTTCCGAGCGTTTCGGTGACTACGAGCTGCATTACAGTGTTGTAAACACCACCTTTATCGAACCCGAAGTGGCCGCGCAGTATGGCCTCGCCCGGGGCAGTCGCCGGGCCATTATCAACCTCTCTCTGCGGGAGCATTTAGAGGATGGCAGTACCGTGGCCAGAGAAATGGACCTGGATGGACGCAGCTGGGACCTCACCCAGGCACAGGTGGACTTTGACTTTATTGAAGTTCGCGAGGGTCCTGCCCTGTATTACATCGGCGAGTTCAAATTCATCAATCGCGAATGGCGCTTCTTTGATATCAGTTTTACGCCCGAAGGCTCCGAAGAAACTCTGAACATTGATTTCAAACGACAGATGTACATCAATGACTGA